In Ruminococcaceae bacterium BL-4, one DNA window encodes the following:
- a CDS encoding conserved protein of unknown function (Evidence 4 : Unknown function but conserved in other organisms), with translation MAVTNISEIKKYADGVEVDLPGFAEEEVFTVKLRRPSMLLLAQSGDIPNPLLHTAADLFTGGTNKAGEGDFLNMAKVFETIAKASLVSPSYDELQAAGINLTDVQLTYIYNYSQTGVDILRRFRQKSKPSGDNHDGESVPKKARRVTKHS, from the coding sequence ATGGCAGTTACAAATATTTCTGAAATCAAAAAGTATGCGGATGGCGTGGAAGTTGATCTTCCCGGATTCGCAGAAGAGGAAGTTTTTACGGTAAAGCTCCGGCGCCCGTCCATGCTTTTACTGGCACAGTCCGGTGATATTCCAAACCCACTGCTGCACACAGCAGCGGATCTGTTCACTGGTGGCACGAATAAGGCCGGTGAAGGCGATTTTCTGAACATGGCAAAGGTGTTTGAAACCATTGCAAAAGCGTCTCTTGTCTCTCCTTCTTATGATGAACTGCAGGCTGCCGGAATCAATTTAACCGATGTGCAGCTCACCTACATTTACAATTACAGTCAGACGGGGGTTGATATCCTCCGTCGATTTCGTCAAAAGTCAAAGCCTTCTGGGGACAATCACGATGGCGAAAGCGTACCAAAAAAGGCCCGCAGAGTTACTAAGCATTCATGA
- a CDS encoding Coat protein produces the protein MPGTFLGFPFDEELFHNAWSEAPDPVRTAILNSGAMAQDGVIAQQIRGSGNLYTVPFYNILGGDPVNYDGQTDIPATETDGGSQTGVVYGRAKGFTARNFSAELVGNDPMGHIAQSVARYWQKQRQTIMLQILNAVMGVSGASGNAKKWQDNHVVDLSSATATPYVIGDTDLNNLATEALGDNKSLFSLVIMHSNVAKTLENKQLLEYWKQTDANGIQRPLNLGSMNGYTVVIDDGVPAVAVGGDGANKGLIKYTSYLLGGGVLRTANARLDRPNDTQYDPAKNGGQETLYTRIRETIHPNGFSFKVPNSGWSESPTNQQLGNSSNWAIQFDPKSIPMAELITNG, from the coding sequence ATGCCTGGAACTTTTCTAGGATTTCCTTTCGACGAGGAATTATTTCATAACGCTTGGAGCGAAGCTCCGGACCCGGTACGCACTGCCATTTTAAACAGCGGCGCAATGGCACAGGACGGTGTAATCGCACAGCAAATCCGGGGAAGCGGAAATTTATACACCGTACCATTTTATAACATTCTCGGCGGCGATCCCGTTAACTATGACGGCCAGACCGATATTCCTGCTACTGAAACAGACGGCGGCAGTCAGACCGGTGTAGTCTACGGCCGTGCAAAAGGGTTTACTGCGAGAAACTTCTCTGCTGAACTAGTCGGAAATGACCCCATGGGGCACATCGCGCAATCTGTAGCCCGATATTGGCAGAAACAGCGCCAAACCATCATGCTGCAGATACTCAATGCTGTAATGGGTGTTAGCGGAGCCTCCGGCAACGCCAAGAAGTGGCAGGATAATCATGTAGTTGACTTAAGCAGTGCAACGGCTACCCCCTACGTCATTGGAGATACGGATCTAAATAACCTTGCAACAGAAGCATTAGGTGACAATAAGTCGCTATTTTCACTGGTTATTATGCATTCCAACGTCGCCAAGACCTTAGAAAACAAACAATTGCTAGAGTACTGGAAGCAGACCGACGCTAACGGTATTCAGCGGCCGCTTAATTTAGGATCTATGAACGGGTATACCGTAGTGATCGATGATGGCGTACCCGCAGTAGCTGTAGGCGGTGATGGCGCCAATAAAGGGCTCATAAAATATACCAGTTATCTTTTAGGCGGCGGTGTACTGCGCACGGCAAATGCCCGTTTGGATCGTCCGAATGACACACAGTATGATCCGGCCAAAAACGGCGGCCAGGAAACCCTATATACCCGTATCCGTGAAACGATTCATCCGAACGGATTTAGCTTTAAAGTGCCTAATTCCGGCTGGAGCGAATCCCCCACTAATCAACAGCTTGGCAATTCCTCTAACTGGGCGATTCAGTTTGATCCTAAGTCGATTCCAATGGCCGAACTCATCACAAACGGCTAA
- a CDS encoding protein of unknown function (Evidence 5 : Unknown function), which translates to MAIDLGVAEGHIDLDFSNLQKGVASTVGQLQQLERTGNLTESQLRLMETATKGVGGVFNDAAQKSKRLSAEIEIAKQKAEAYKTGISGLNEIIKKSQTEYDKTGKKVDELSKKYEASKAKVQDAANAHGKESEEYQKAAKASQELNNQLLQEQSRHASLELEINGSKAKINEYAAAMNNTQADIKGMERELSVAESKMHAFGVAAEGIGTKMQSAGQTMSKIGGTLSLAVTAPLVTAGTAAYKWAESAETSYAKVSTIADSTKLSYDQLKTGITNASNQTGVAVTDLNEALYQSISAGVDSGKAIGFTTDMVKLARGGFTDTAKAVDVVTSVLNAYGLSADNASSISDKLITTQNIGKTTVDQLSSSLGRVIPTAKANNVAINDVCTAMAIMTKRGIDTAEATTYYNSMLNELGKSGTDADKALRKMSGEGFSDLVAKGKPVTEILQMLQDYAEKSGEKLSDMFGSVEGGKAALSIMSDSGREYNKVLQQMAGSAGATQKAFDTMNANPAIKMQKELNKIKNVGIEIGEKLLPYAEKGMSAISDLVDKFDKLSDAQKDAAIKGAGIVAAGGPVLKIFGKMTSGLGTLTSKMGKAAVSATEGKTAADTVAKGAETAAASGLKFVGVLGKIPTPAKLVITTATALGIGIALAMKKAHDAAVSADLAKHFGNVKLSAEECQKVVEHLTKTDWTVKLKMAMDAKNNVDSLEKNLESTIATIEKMNWKVSVGMKLTETEKDSYKQACSDYVKQATDYVESQHYAVSLALQVGFNVNSATYARLSQFSNNLYSSTETELAALGQQLADAINKAFENGTFSKDNPDITKIQKQINDKIKELSDLKYRAKLSNFQWELDTGNWSLDYDSFKKIVDDENQRVEEIQKEADSAKETVTLTIQQDYESHVNEGMSADVAKKIADDSRREMQENLDNQKINVILTGWNFSVGEVQKAYGDELNSVLPGFQSDTQQWASSLIQSNQSDIGNIATQFQAEVAQHSSKLSDGAKKAMSDLYTAMAPQKSQLEKIEQDCRNSGREIPQSVIDGLSQINEWGAAAGNYDAMWSYLGNQIASSPEQLAAVEKATESGQSIPKELATQIENASGLVYDATTGTWNKITEASNDHAPEVAAELTKLGKAPGDAVADGLSKSYNLTYDEASKTWTAVQKAAEDKAPEATNYNKEAAANATQGTADGIESKSGDVNSAVDNVVKGASNQVSVSTQNLKTAMQNAGIEPTDALINILANKAPEVQLQAINLISQLQTATEDQRPNIIAELNGLGIDVDQALSSGMTDNAGNVSGAAGDTAEGAKNALTGAGLEDTANTVGSGTGSNLASGISGKSGDVSGSANTLAGTAAQIFTNYGLEALASTIGAGTGSNLAGGLSGEERANKAAANLIADTAQTPISALRGASAAWGSDMGANFAGGISSMWNKVHDAAWSLANTVKGLLHFSRPDYGPMRDYEQWPVDFVNRYAELLKQSSPVIEKQSRAIAERMRDAMVVKPTIDTSTWESVNDVVQGQKLPLKQVLKVQYDKDNANTYKQAITDGILSLKKELTASLMSAAPDVTINNNGNQQMDAAAAAAAFHRQQIKAAHGL; encoded by the coding sequence ATGGCTATTGATTTAGGCGTGGCAGAAGGCCATATTGACCTTGATTTTTCCAATTTGCAAAAGGGCGTCGCTTCCACGGTGGGACAACTGCAACAACTCGAACGTACTGGTAATCTCACAGAATCACAGCTACGATTGATGGAAACTGCCACTAAAGGCGTAGGCGGTGTATTTAATGACGCCGCACAAAAATCCAAACGCCTATCAGCCGAAATCGAAATTGCAAAGCAAAAAGCGGAAGCTTATAAAACCGGAATATCGGGATTAAATGAGATTATTAAGAAGTCTCAGACCGAATATGATAAAACCGGGAAAAAAGTTGACGAGCTTTCCAAAAAGTATGAAGCTTCTAAAGCAAAGGTGCAGGACGCTGCAAACGCACACGGTAAAGAGTCCGAAGAATACCAAAAGGCGGCAAAAGCTTCTCAGGAATTAAACAATCAGCTTTTGCAGGAACAGTCCCGGCATGCCTCTTTAGAGCTTGAAATTAATGGCTCTAAAGCAAAAATCAACGAGTATGCGGCCGCTATGAACAATACACAGGCTGATATTAAAGGGATGGAGCGCGAGCTTAGCGTTGCAGAAAGCAAAATGCATGCCTTCGGTGTGGCTGCCGAAGGTATCGGAACCAAAATGCAAAGTGCAGGACAAACAATGAGCAAAATCGGCGGAACTTTATCTCTGGCTGTTACAGCTCCTCTTGTTACTGCCGGTACAGCGGCTTACAAATGGGCCGAGAGCGCCGAAACCAGCTACGCTAAAGTCAGCACTATTGCGGACAGTACAAAGCTTTCTTACGATCAACTTAAAACTGGGATCACTAACGCATCAAACCAAACCGGTGTTGCAGTCACAGATTTAAACGAAGCTCTTTATCAGTCTATTTCTGCAGGCGTAGATTCCGGCAAAGCCATTGGATTTACGACCGACATGGTAAAACTGGCACGCGGTGGATTTACGGATACGGCAAAAGCCGTTGACGTTGTAACCTCGGTACTCAATGCCTACGGCTTGAGTGCAGATAATGCCTCTAGTATCAGTGATAAATTGATCACCACACAGAATATCGGCAAAACGACTGTGGACCAGCTATCATCCAGTTTAGGCCGCGTGATTCCCACTGCCAAAGCCAATAACGTTGCGATTAATGATGTGTGTACAGCTATGGCCATCATGACAAAACGTGGAATTGATACCGCAGAGGCTACCACCTATTACAACTCGATGCTTAATGAACTAGGTAAAAGCGGCACAGATGCGGACAAGGCTTTACGCAAAATGTCTGGAGAAGGATTTTCCGATCTTGTTGCCAAAGGTAAACCAGTTACGGAAATCTTGCAAATGCTGCAGGACTATGCCGAGAAAAGCGGAGAAAAACTAAGCGATATGTTCGGCAGCGTGGAAGGTGGAAAGGCCGCCCTTTCCATCATGTCTGACAGCGGCAGAGAATACAATAAAGTTTTGCAGCAAATGGCAGGCTCAGCAGGTGCTACACAAAAAGCTTTTGATACAATGAACGCAAACCCTGCTATAAAAATGCAGAAAGAACTCAATAAAATTAAGAACGTAGGAATTGAAATTGGTGAAAAATTGCTTCCGTATGCTGAGAAGGGCATGTCGGCTATTAGTGACTTGGTAGATAAGTTTGATAAATTATCAGACGCCCAAAAAGATGCGGCCATCAAAGGCGCGGGGATCGTTGCAGCAGGTGGACCGGTACTAAAGATTTTTGGAAAAATGACTTCTGGACTCGGTACTTTAACCTCTAAAATGGGAAAAGCTGCTGTATCCGCTACCGAGGGAAAAACTGCAGCTGATACTGTAGCAAAAGGCGCAGAGACTGCAGCAGCGTCCGGTCTTAAATTTGTAGGAGTTCTTGGAAAAATCCCAACGCCCGCAAAACTCGTCATTACAACTGCCACTGCTCTTGGTATTGGTATTGCTCTAGCGATGAAAAAGGCTCACGATGCTGCTGTATCTGCAGATCTTGCAAAGCATTTCGGAAATGTGAAATTATCCGCAGAAGAATGCCAAAAGGTAGTTGAGCATCTTACTAAAACAGACTGGACCGTAAAATTAAAGATGGCTATGGACGCTAAAAACAACGTGGACAGCCTCGAAAAGAACTTGGAAAGTACCATTGCTACAATCGAAAAAATGAACTGGAAAGTCTCGGTTGGAATGAAGCTCACAGAAACCGAAAAGGACAGCTACAAACAGGCATGTTCTGATTATGTAAAACAAGCTACCGACTATGTAGAATCTCAGCATTATGCGGTCAGTCTTGCCCTTCAGGTTGGGTTCAATGTAAACTCAGCCACCTACGCGCGCCTTTCTCAATTCTCCAATAACTTATATTCTTCTACTGAAACAGAATTAGCAGCTTTAGGACAACAATTGGCTGATGCTATAAATAAAGCCTTTGAAAACGGTACTTTCAGTAAAGATAATCCCGATATTACAAAAATTCAAAAGCAGATTAATGACAAAATCAAAGAACTATCAGACCTAAAATATCGTGCAAAACTTTCAAACTTTCAATGGGAACTGGACACTGGGAACTGGAGCTTAGACTACGACAGCTTCAAAAAAATTGTCGATGACGAAAATCAAAGAGTTGAGGAAATCCAAAAAGAGGCCGATTCCGCTAAAGAAACTGTAACCCTTACCATTCAACAAGACTACGAATCCCATGTTAATGAAGGAATGAGCGCTGACGTTGCAAAAAAAATAGCAGATGATTCTCGAAGAGAAATGCAGGAAAATTTGGACAATCAAAAGATTAATGTTATTCTCACAGGGTGGAATTTTTCTGTAGGGGAAGTACAAAAAGCTTACGGAGACGAATTAAATTCTGTACTACCAGGATTCCAGTCTGATACCCAACAATGGGCTTCAAGCCTTATTCAGTCAAATCAAAGCGATATCGGAAATATTGCTACACAATTTCAAGCAGAAGTGGCACAGCATAGCTCAAAATTAAGCGATGGTGCAAAAAAAGCAATGTCGGACTTGTACACTGCTATGGCCCCACAAAAGTCTCAGTTGGAAAAAATCGAACAAGATTGCCGAAACTCTGGACGAGAAATCCCTCAGAGTGTTATTGACGGCTTATCCCAAATTAACGAATGGGGCGCTGCTGCCGGAAATTACGACGCTATGTGGTCATATCTGGGAAATCAAATTGCATCATCCCCTGAACAATTAGCTGCTGTTGAAAAGGCTACAGAAAGTGGTCAAAGTATTCCGAAAGAATTAGCAACACAAATTGAAAATGCCTCGGGGCTTGTATACGACGCCACCACAGGAACATGGAATAAAATTACTGAAGCATCAAATGACCATGCACCAGAAGTTGCAGCTGAACTCACAAAGCTTGGAAAGGCCCCCGGAGATGCTGTGGCAGATGGATTGTCTAAAAGTTATAATCTTACTTACGACGAGGCATCTAAGACTTGGACTGCAGTACAAAAAGCAGCAGAAGATAAGGCGCCAGAGGCTACTAATTATAACAAGGAAGCTGCGGCAAATGCTACGCAAGGTACTGCAGACGGAATTGAAAGTAAGTCGGGAGATGTAAACTCTGCAGTAGATAATGTAGTTAAAGGTGCATCCAATCAAGTTTCTGTTTCAACACAGAATCTTAAAACCGCAATGCAGAACGCCGGTATCGAACCTACCGACGCCCTGATTAATATTTTAGCAAATAAAGCCCCTGAGGTACAGTTACAGGCAATTAATCTGATTAGTCAACTACAGACTGCAACAGAAGACCAACGTCCCAATATCATTGCTGAACTAAATGGGTTAGGTATTGACGTCGATCAGGCTCTGAGCTCCGGAATGACGGACAACGCCGGCAATGTTTCCGGTGCTGCCGGAGATACCGCAGAGGGCGCAAAGAATGCTTTAACCGGCGCCGGACTAGAAGATACTGCAAACACCGTCGGATCCGGAACCGGCTCTAACCTAGCCAGCGGAATCAGTGGAAAAAGCGGTGATGTATCAGGCAGTGCCAACACACTTGCAGGAACCGCCGCACAAATATTCACTAATTATGGTTTGGAAGCCCTTGCAAGCACTATTGGAGCCGGCACCGGATCAAATCTTGCCGGTGGGCTCAGCGGAGAAGAAAGGGCAAACAAAGCTGCTGCTAATTTGATTGCGGATACCGCCCAAACACCTATATCTGCTTTAAGAGGAGCATCAGCTGCATGGGGTTCTGATATGGGAGCTAATTTTGCAGGTGGTATTAGCAGCATGTGGAACAAAGTCCATGATGCAGCCTGGAGTCTTGCCAATACGGTGAAAGGACTACTGCATTTCTCCCGCCCTGACTATGGCCCTATGCGCGACTATGAACAGTGGCCGGTGGACTTTGTCAATCGGTACGCAGAACTTTTAAAGCAGTCCTCCCCTGTTATAGAAAAGCAGTCCAGAGCGATTGCAGAGCGCATGCGCGATGCTATGGTTGTAAAACCAACCATTGATACGAGTACCTGGGAATCCGTCAATGATGTGGTACAGGGACAAAAACTGCCTTTAAAGCAGGTCCTTAAGGTACAGTACGATAAGGATAACGCCAATACTTATAAGCAAGCCATTACCGACGGAATCTTATCTCTTAAAAAAGAACTTACCGCATCACTTATGTCTGCGGCGCCGGATGTCACAATTAATAACAACGGAAACCAACAAATGGATGCAGCGGCCGCGGCGGCAGCTTTCCACCGCCAGCAGATCAAAGCCGCACACGGGCTATAA
- a CDS encoding conserved protein of unknown function (Evidence 4 : Unknown function but conserved in other organisms), with amino-acid sequence MDRKFLADLGLEKDVIDKILDQHGTELTTLRTQLKTKDTEISTLRTDLTTANTKIADLEKVDVKDLQTQLSAEKAGRIKDRQAWNLQNALTAAGCKDTDYIMFKLGNTVEFADDGSLKDSDALLESCKKDYAAMFPQADPDQNPSGGTGSLGNFQRSHHQPEKAMTKEEFLKLPYMDQFKLKNEQPEAYQTLMANETGGK; translated from the coding sequence ATGGACAGAAAATTTTTAGCTGACCTCGGTCTCGAAAAAGATGTGATCGACAAAATCTTGGATCAACATGGCACAGAGCTTACTACTCTGCGCACTCAGCTTAAGACTAAAGACACCGAGATCAGCACCCTGCGCACCGACCTTACGACAGCTAACACAAAGATTGCAGATCTGGAAAAAGTCGACGTGAAAGATCTGCAGACTCAGCTGAGCGCCGAAAAAGCCGGGCGCATCAAAGACCGGCAAGCGTGGAACCTACAGAATGCTCTCACTGCCGCCGGCTGCAAAGATACGGATTACATCATGTTTAAACTGGGCAATACCGTGGAATTTGCAGACGACGGATCCTTAAAAGACTCCGATGCTCTGTTGGAGTCCTGCAAAAAGGACTATGCTGCTATGTTTCCACAGGCTGATCCCGATCAGAACCCAAGCGGTGGAACCGGGAGTCTTGGGAACTTTCAGCGCAGCCACCATCAACCGGAAAAAGCCATGACAAAAGAAGAGTTTTTAAAGCTGCCCTATATGGACCAGTTTAAGCTCAAAAATGAACAGCCAGAAGCCTATCAAACGCTAATGGCAAACGAAACAGGAGGTAAATAA
- a CDS encoding conserved protein of unknown function (Evidence 4 : Unknown function but conserved in other organisms), which produces MSMFDFGEIYQSLDALPQKVQQAVMAYGRTAASKIEAKAKEDRPWTDRTAQARDRLHGDCTRIDTGIRISLAHGVEYGVYLEFANEKRYAVIYPTLQHEAPGVMYGLQGLFDRV; this is translated from the coding sequence ATGAGTATGTTTGATTTCGGAGAAATCTACCAGTCACTTGACGCACTTCCTCAAAAAGTACAGCAGGCAGTGATGGCTTATGGCCGCACTGCTGCAAGTAAAATCGAAGCAAAGGCGAAGGAAGATCGCCCCTGGACAGATCGGACAGCACAGGCCAGAGATCGGCTGCACGGCGACTGTACGCGAATTGACACCGGGATCCGCATTTCTCTCGCACACGGCGTGGAATACGGAGTTTATCTGGAATTTGCCAATGAAAAACGATATGCAGTGATCTATCCAACTCTGCAGCACGAAGCTCCAGGGGTCATGTATGGGCTCCAGGGCCTTTTTGATCGGGTGTGA
- a CDS encoding conserved protein of unknown function (Evidence 4 : Unknown function but conserved in other organisms): MPNILISDKPYAQWLNKGLAEFDKHNLRSLAIIGIDSDTREMLTGYYQCSVNDKAVMATNIQADALYDTVIANAAKIVAAAEDQNESDDFSD; this comes from the coding sequence ATGCCGAACATATTAATTAGTGATAAGCCTTATGCGCAGTGGCTCAATAAAGGACTCGCTGAGTTTGATAAACATAATCTTCGTTCCCTTGCAATTATCGGAATTGACAGCGATACCAGAGAAATGTTGACCGGATATTATCAATGCAGTGTTAATGACAAAGCAGTTATGGCGACAAATATTCAGGCAGATGCTCTGTATGATACTGTAATTGCTAATGCTGCGAAAATTGTAGCTGCAGCAGAAGACCAAAACGAATCCGATGATTTTTCTGATTGA
- a CDS encoding conserved protein of unknown function (Evidence 4 : Unknown function but conserved in other organisms) produces MPEITKPKGMALIDCAMIVFKPDDTTVAPIAITSGTKLGVEQQTKATDAVELVIKGQMYAKKPEETTITGHKLTLTDNLVIMDLIQMLQGGVLTKDATSKKITGYTPPVSGKSEGKPGTLEAYSAIMEGSTIAGYSCIAYPHCVGVPVCMGAEDNVFQVNEYTINSTPGSGQAAYAMTIVDALPTVAAA; encoded by the coding sequence ATGCCAGAGATTACAAAACCAAAGGGCATGGCACTGATCGACTGCGCCATGATTGTATTTAAGCCTGACGACACTACTGTGGCACCGATTGCAATTACATCCGGTACAAAACTAGGCGTGGAACAGCAGACCAAAGCGACAGACGCGGTGGAACTCGTCATTAAAGGCCAAATGTACGCAAAGAAACCGGAGGAAACTACAATTACCGGTCATAAGCTGACTCTAACGGACAACCTGGTGATCATGGATCTGATCCAGATGCTGCAGGGTGGTGTTCTGACAAAGGACGCCACCAGTAAAAAAATTACTGGGTACACTCCCCCGGTGTCTGGAAAATCCGAAGGAAAGCCGGGCACTTTGGAAGCATACTCCGCAATCATGGAAGGCTCCACTATTGCAGGTTACTCCTGCATTGCTTATCCGCATTGTGTTGGTGTTCCGGTCTGCATGGGCGCTGAAGATAATGTATTTCAGGTTAATGAGTATACGATAAACAGCACACCCGGCAGCGGTCAGGCAGCATATGCAATGACAATCGTTGATGCGCTCCCCACAGTAGCGGCAGCGTAA
- a CDS encoding conserved protein of unknown function (Evidence 4 : Unknown function but conserved in other organisms), producing MADMTPLEELKMLCREKQAPYFDDDELNYQLQRAGGDVNLAAYRCLIIKAENSTVQVSGLTLADTSRYWLRLAASVRPSGSCVIQGG from the coding sequence ATGGCTGACATGACTCCGCTGGAAGAACTAAAAATGCTGTGCCGCGAAAAGCAAGCGCCTTATTTCGATGATGACGAGCTCAATTATCAGCTCCAGCGCGCCGGCGGAGACGTCAATCTTGCTGCCTACCGCTGCCTGATTATTAAGGCGGAAAACAGCACCGTACAAGTATCCGGGTTAACGCTCGCAGATACATCTCGCTACTGGCTGCGCCTTGCCGCCTCTGTGCGTCCATCCGGCTCATGTGTGATTCAGGGAGGATGA
- a CDS encoding exported protein of unknown function (Evidence 5 : Unknown function), translating into MKKFLALLLAAIMCFALAGCGESGTTSSSPVSISSKNYLDANLVKNINTEFGKIYSNKEIRITEQNGNNQKSSNTELQVNITRIIEANSPDQFISTSSKALNASGFDQSFKYSKIIFSLDEMSVTIMVNKNSNGELISTLTCAGSTNTIKDSFKSAYKKDSLFSKIDSSMASSSASSNSSNFKTSSEIMNELYQTICGNLIPGTTFKELNYKTVKFTLPLKEKASYDSVKKAYDSIVTMSKALKGTDILSTGKEIFIYRVEDQDSQPVFELNVDYSSGEPKATTNYISSNYADIIKQIVNG; encoded by the coding sequence ATGAAAAAGTTTTTAGCATTGCTTTTGGCGGCAATTATGTGCTTTGCCCTAGCAGGATGCGGCGAATCAGGGACGACCTCTTCATCTCCCGTTTCTATTTCTTCAAAAAATTATTTAGATGCAAATTTAGTCAAAAATATTAACACTGAGTTTGGCAAAATCTATAGTAACAAAGAAATAAGAATAACAGAGCAAAACGGAAACAATCAAAAAAGCAGCAACACGGAATTACAAGTAAATATCACTAGAATAATAGAAGCCAACTCCCCAGATCAATTTATTAGCACTTCCTCAAAAGCACTAAACGCTAGTGGCTTTGATCAATCGTTCAAATATTCAAAGATAATTTTTTCCTTAGATGAAATGTCTGTTACCATTATGGTTAACAAAAATTCTAATGGTGAACTCATTAGTACTCTAACTTGTGCAGGAAGTACAAACACAATAAAGGACTCCTTCAAATCGGCATATAAAAAAGACAGTCTATTTTCTAAAATAGATTCATCTATGGCCAGTTCTTCGGCTTCCTCTAATTCCTCAAACTTTAAAACGAGTTCAGAAATTATGAATGAATTATACCAAACAATTTGTGGCAATCTTATTCCCGGAACAACTTTTAAGGAATTAAACTATAAAACTGTAAAATTTACTCTTCCACTTAAAGAAAAAGCATCGTATGACAGTGTTAAAAAGGCCTACGACTCTATTGTAACTATGTCGAAAGCACTAAAGGGCACTGACATTTTAAGTACCGGAAAAGAAATTTTTATCTACAGGGTTGAAGATCAAGATAGTCAACCTGTTTTTGAACTAAATGTGGATTATTCATCTGGGGAGCCAAAAGCGACTACTAACTATATTAGTTCAAATTACGCAGATATCATCAAACAAATAGTTAACGGATAG
- a CDS encoding conserved protein of unknown function (Evidence 4 : Unknown function but conserved in other organisms) produces MGLIQQAYTLSQAIEQYGKSAELWRPSKGQYGSPGVPKKVTDLQGLFHTSNSYLNVTIQEAGKLSDSKQPMFLIMHSEYPKKSDTLKISGHTFKVNTVDDVGMLGVCMDLSLTEVDSA; encoded by the coding sequence ATGGGATTGATACAGCAAGCTTACACGCTTTCACAGGCGATTGAGCAATATGGTAAATCCGCAGAACTGTGGCGCCCCAGTAAAGGGCAATATGGTTCCCCCGGTGTTCCGAAAAAAGTTACTGACCTGCAGGGACTTTTCCACACGTCAAACAGTTATCTCAATGTAACTATTCAGGAAGCAGGAAAGCTGTCTGACAGCAAGCAGCCTATGTTTCTCATTATGCATTCAGAATATCCCAAGAAGAGCGACACCCTGAAAATCAGCGGTCACACTTTTAAGGTGAACACGGTAGACGATGTCGGGATGCTGGGAGTCTGCATGGACTTGTCTCTTACGGAGGTCGATAGCGCATGA
- a CDS encoding conserved protein of unknown function (Evidence 4 : Unknown function but conserved in other organisms) — translation MRMWKTIYDYLKSKGFDVYALGQHEGTCKTPYIVIRNNGDGARGITMEQTLYELLLYYPSDFYYQFEDYIDSVKQSMNGLFPALKLVDGPSPHYLDPDVLGYMTNLTYRLIKESKVNRN, via the coding sequence ATGCGTATGTGGAAAACAATATACGACTATCTCAAAAGCAAGGGCTTTGACGTATATGCTCTCGGACAGCATGAAGGCACCTGTAAGACACCATACATTGTCATCCGCAACAACGGAGACGGAGCGCGCGGAATTACTATGGAGCAGACTCTTTATGAGCTGCTCCTTTATTATCCCTCCGACTTTTATTATCAGTTTGAAGATTATATTGACTCTGTAAAGCAGAGTATGAACGGTCTTTTCCCAGCCCTCAAACTGGTAGATGGTCCAAGCCCACACTATCTTGATCCCGATGTATTGGGGTACATGACAAACCTTACTTACAGGCTGATTAAGGAATCTAAAGTAAATCGTAATTAA